GACTACAGTCAGGAAGTGATCGGAAAGTTTTTCGCTTATGTGATCGCTGTTTATTTTATTGGTTATTTTTTAATGATCGGCGTTTATTTGCAATATAAGATGATCGGTGTTTTGGCGTCCAACTTTTTACCCAAAACGCCTAAATACATCTTAATGTTTTTGGGACTTGTTCTGTTTGCCTGCGTGTCGTATAAAGGCATCACAAGTATTGCAAGGATATTTGAGATTTATGGGATATCCTTTTTGGTGATAACGCTGACGATCTGTGTCTTCATGATTGTTGATGGAGATCCGTATAACATATTACCCCTTTTTAATCCGTCTGATGTAAAAGAGTATGCAAACACAATGAAGGATCTGATTATTCCTTTCGGCGGGTTGGAGGTGCTGCTGATTATACCGTTCACGGATAAAAACAAGAAGGCCCCCGTAAAAGCCTTTTTTTCATTGCTGTTTATCGGCTTTTTTTATGTTCTGGTTGTGGAGAGTACAATCATGAATTTGGGGATAAACAATACTATTTTATTGAATGATTCTTTTATTGAAGCGCTAAAGATAACCGAAGCCCCTGTGATTGAAAGGTTGGATATATTTTATCTCACTTTCGGTTTGACGAGCTTATTCAGCGGAATGATCATTATTTTCTGTGCCGTTGTGGAATATGTCTGCAGGATTTTTTCAAAAGTGAAACGCCTTTTTGTCGTGACTGCGGTCGGTATCCTTTTCTTTGTCGTGTGCTTGGCCACTTCGAGTCTTAAAAATATCAGTAAAACATACGAGAGCTTTATGTTTTATCCGATTATTATTTCTTGCTTTTTGATTCCCTTGGTTATATTGATATTGGCGAAAAATAAAAAACGGACGCAAAAACATTCAAGGAAGAGGGCAGAGCAATGAAAAAAGCGCGAAAAGCACTTTGTGTTCTTGTCGTTATACTCATGCTCTCTGTGTTTTTATCGGGTTGTGCCGGAGACTTCAAGGATATTAACGAGAAATCGATTTTTACGGCGGTTGCTCTTGATAAAAAGGGCGATGAGTTTTATTTTTATGTGGAAATTGCCAATATCGAGGGCAGCAGTAATTCGGAGAATAAAAGCGGAGGGAGTAATAAATAT
The genomic region above belongs to Oscillospiraceae bacterium and contains:
- a CDS encoding endospore germination permease, with protein sequence MTNRQMFFIIFMTLTSYTTIDIPEMMAQTAGRSSWIPILFTSVLFGISAVMIAKLNNMFLGKVFFDYSQEVIGKFFAYVIAVYFIGYFLMIGVYLQYKMIGVLASNFLPKTPKYILMFLGLVLFACVSYKGITSIARIFEIYGISFLVITLTICVFMIVDGDPYNILPLFNPSDVKEYANTMKDLIIPFGGLEVLLIIPFTDKNKKAPVKAFFSLLFIGFFYVLVVESTIMNLGINNTILLNDSFIEALKITEAPVIERLDIFYLTFGLTSLFSGMIIIFCAVVEYVCRIFSKVKRLFVVTAVGILFFVVCLATSSLKNISKTYESFMFYPIIISCFLIPLVILILAKNKKRTQKHSRKRAEQ